A genomic stretch from Lathyrus oleraceus cultivar Zhongwan6 chromosome 2, CAAS_Psat_ZW6_1.0, whole genome shotgun sequence includes:
- the LOC127120860 gene encoding pentatricopeptide repeat-containing protein At3g18110, chloroplastic, with protein MYFSVSSTGLLTLTSSTPIPFSLSVSNRRTIIVSSSISSPQQLNNNPNNNDNKTVTVVKFNYSRASPSIRWPNSKLSDLYPSTETHFSQNDVSVKKTQSLETPNETHKRNDEEEEEKERSEITRDSRSKMKFKRMNKLALEKEMNWRERVKMLTDRILGLKSDEFVGDVLEQHRVMMTPADFCFVVKSVGQTSWHRALELYECLNMQQWYAPNGRMVSTILGVLGKANQEEIAVEIFTKAESVIEDTVQVYNAMMGVYARNGNYDKVKEIFDLMRERECEPDIVSFNTLINAKVKSCAIVSGLAIQLLDEVGKFGLRPDIITYNTLISACSREANLKEAIVVFSDMETNRCQPDLWTYNAMISVYGRCGFALKAEHLFEELKSKGFSPDAVTYNSLLYAFSKEGNTKKVTDICNQMVKMGFGKDEMTYNTIIHMYGKQGRHDEALKLYRDMKLSKRNPDAVTYTVLIDLLGKASKIEEAAKVMSEMLDAGVKPTLHTYSALICAYAKVGRRAEAEETFNRMRESNIKADHLAYSVMLDFFLRFNEIKKAMVLYQEMIQEGFTLDNGIYEVMLPALVRENMGGVVERIVRDMEELSGMNPHDISSVLVTAGCYDHGAKMLKVAIRNGYELDREIFLSIMSSYSSSARYSEACELLEFFREHAPGDIQMITEALIIILCKAGKLDAALEEYRNRGGLGTFTSCTMYESLIQECLKSEQFEIASQLFSDMRFNGVEPSECLYLSMVSVYCRIGFPETAHNLLYHAEKNDIILDNLTVHIIDIVETYGKLKMWENAESIVENLRQKYSKIDRNVWNALIHAYAFSGCYERARAIFNTMMKDGPSPTVESVNGLLQALIVDGRLNELYVVIQELQDMDFKISKSSILLMLEAFAQAGNLFEVQKVYNGMKAAGYFPTMHLYRVMIGLLGRFKRVRDVKVMLNEMEEAGFKPDLQIFNSVLKLYSSIEEFKHMGDVYQRMQDAGLTPDEETYNTLITMYCRDHRPEEGLSLMHKMKSLDLEPKRDTYRSMIAAFSKQELYDQAEEIFEELRSNGYKLDRSFYHLMMKMYRTSGDHQKAENLVAMMKEAGIEPTTATMHMLMVSYGKSGQPEEADRVLKSLRTMGAVMDTLPYSSVIDAYLKKGDVKAGLEKLAEMKEAAIEPDHRIWTCFIRAASLSEEANDAINLLNALQGVGFDLPIRLLREKSESLVSEVDQCLDRLEHVEDNAAFNFVNALVDLLWAFELRATASWVFQLAIKKNIYRRDIFRVAEKDWGADFRKLSAGSALVGLTLWLDHMQDASLEGYPESPKSVVLITGTAEYNMVSLDSTLKACLWEMGSPFLPCKTRHGVLVAKAHSLRMWLKDSSFCMDLELKDSPNLPELNSMQLINGCFIRRGLVPAFHEITEKLKVVSPKKFSRLALLPDDKRSKVMQADVDGRKERLEKLKTADPRQVMKMKRIRKKKFIREAFEYQGNAIGKQRTFKPIAANKSIERERYDDR; from the exons ATGTATTTCTCTGTCTCCTCCACTGGATTACTCACTCTTACATCCTCCACACCCATACCCTTCTCACTTTCTGTTTCAAACAGACGCACTATTATTGTTTCCTCTTCAATTTCCTCTCCACAACAACTCAACAATAATCCCAATAACAATGACAATAAAACTGTCACGGTTGTTAAATTCAACTATAGCAGAGCATCACCTTCAATTAGATGGCCCAACTCCAAACTCTCCGATTTGTACCCTTCCACAGAGACCCATTTCTCTCAAAATGATGTTTCCGTAAAAAAGACTCAATCTTTGGAAACCCCAAATGAAACCCACAAACGgaatgatgaagaagaagaagaaaaagaaagaagTGAAATTACGAGGGATAGTAGAAGCAAGATGAAGTTCAAAAGGATGAACAAATTGGCTCTCGAAAAAGAGATGAATTGGAGGGAAAGAGTGAAAATGTTAACTGATAGGATTTTGGGTTTGAAGTCTGATGAGTTTGTGGGTGATGTGTTGGAACAACACAGAGTTATGATGACACCAGCTGATTTTTGCTTTGTCGTTAAATCGGTTGGTCAAACTAGTTGGCACCGCGCGCTTGAGCTTTACGAGTGTTTGAATATGCAGCAATGGTATGCACCTAATGGAAGGATGGTTTCCACTATTTTGGGTGTGCTTGGGAAGGCTAATCAAGAAGAAATTGCTGTTGAAATTTTCACAAAGGCTGAGTCAGTTATAGAAGATACTGTCCAGGTGTATAATGCAATGATGGGTGTTTATGCAAGGAATGGTAATTATGATAAGGTAAAGGAGATATTTGATTTAATGCGTGAAAGAGAGTGTGAGCCTGATATTGTTAGTTTCAATACTTTGATTAATGCAAAGGTGAAGTCTTGTGCTATTGTGTCTGGTTTAGCTATTCAGCTTTTGGATGAAGTAGGTAAGTTTGGTCTTAGACCAGATATAATAACTTATAATACGCTTATAAGTGCTTGTTCTAGAGAGGCTAATTTGAAGGAAGCAATTGTTGTTTTTAGTGACATGGAGACTAACCGTTGCCAACCGGATCTTTGGACTTATAATGCTATGATTTCGGTTTATGGTAGATGCGGATTTGCTTTGAAAGCTGAGCATCTTTTTGAAGAATTGAAGTCTAAGGGATTTTCGCCTGATGCAGTAACATATAACTCTTTGTTATATGCTTTTTCGAAAGAAGGAAATACGAAAAAGGTAACGGATATTTGTAACCAAATGGTGAAAATGGGGTTTGGCAAGGATGAAATGACATACAACACTATTATACACATGTATGGGAAGCAGGGCCGGCACGATGAGGCATTGAAGCTTTACAGAGACATGAAGTTATCTAAAAGAAATCCCGATGCGGTTACATATACTGTTTTGATCGATTTGCTTGGGAAAGCAAGTAAGATTGAGGAAGCTGCAAAAGTGATGTCAGAAATGTTGGATGCAGGTGTTAAGCCCACTTTGCACACATATAGTGCTTTAATTTGTGCTTATGCAAAGGTTGGGAGGCGAGCAGAGGCCGAAGAAACATTTAATCGCATGCGTGAGTCAAATATCAAAGCTGATCATCTAGCATACTCGGTTATGTTGGATTTCTTTTTGAGATTCAACGAGATAAAAAAGGCTATGGTGTTGTATCAGGAAATGATTCAGGAAGGCTTCACACTGGATAATGGTATTTATGAGGTCATGTTACCGGCACTTGTGAGGGAAAACATGGGAGGTGTTGTTGAAAGAATTGTTCGAGATATGGAAGAGCTGAGCGGTATGAACCCACATGATATTTCATCGGTTCTTGTTACGGCGGGATGTTACGATCATGGTGCTAAAATGTTGAAAGTTGCCATCCGCAATGGCTATGAATTGGATCGTGAGATTTTCTTATCCATTATGAGCTCATATAGCTCATCTGCTAGATATTCAGAAGCATGCGAACTTCTTGAATTCTTTAGAGAACATGCTCCTGGCGACATTCAAATGATCACAGAAGCACTCATCATTATACTTTGCAAAGCTGGAAAGCTAGATGCTGCCTTGGAGGAATACAGAAATAGAGGAGGACTTGGTACATTTACGAGTTGTACGATGTATGAATCCCTTATTCAGGAATGCCTGAAGAGTGAACAATTTGAGATAGCTTCTCAGCTTTTCTCTGACATGAGATTCAATGGTGTTGAGCCATCTGAATGCCTGTACCTGAGTATGGTGTCTGTATACTGCAGAATCGGCTTCCCGGAGACAGCGCACAATTTGTTGTATCATGCAGAGAAAAACGACATTATACTGGATAATTTAACCGTTCATATAATTGATATCGTTGAAACATACGGAAAGTTAAAGATGTGGGAAAATGCAGAAAGTATAGTGGAGAATCTTAGacaaaaatattcaaaaattgaCAGAAATGTCTGGAATGCTTTAATACATGCTTATGCGTTCAGCGGTTGCTACGAACGAGCAAGAGCTATTTTTAATACAATGATGAAAGACGGCCCTTCCCCGACCGTAGAATCCGTAAATGGTCTCTTACAAGCTTTAATTGTTGATGGAAGACTGAATGAGCTTTATGTTGTAATTCAGGAGTTGCAAGACATGGACTTCAAGATAAGTAAAAGCTCTATTCTTTTGATGCTTGAAGCATTTGCTCAAGCAGGAAACTTATTTGAGGTGCAGAAAGTATACAACGGAATGAAAGCTGCTGGTTATTTTCCTACCATGCATCTTTACAGAGTTATGATTGGTTTACTGGGCAGATTCAAAAGAGTAAGGGATGTAAAAGTGATGTTGAATGAGATGGAAGAGGCGGGATTTAAGCCCGATCTTCAAATTTTTAATTCTGTACTGAAGTTATATTCAAGTATTGAAGAATTCAAACACATGGGTGATGTTTACCAGAGGATGCAAGATGCTGGTCTTACACCAGACGAGGAAACTTATAATACGTTAATAACAATGTACTGCCGAGACCATAGACCAGAAGAAGGTTTGTCGTTGATGCATAAAATGAAAAGTCTTGATTTGGAACCTAAACGAGACACGTACAGAAGCATGATTGCAGCATTCAGTAAGCAGGAACTGTATGATCAGGCCGAGGAAATTTTTGAAGAACTTAGATCTAATGGTTATAAACTGGACCGCTCCTTTTACCATTTAATGATGAAAATGTACAGAACTTCTGGGGATCATCAGAAAGCTGAAAATTTGGTAGCCATGATGAAAGAGGCAGGGATAGAACCCACTACTGCAACCATGCATATGCTAATGGTTTCTTACGGTAAATCTGGGCAGCCTGAAGAAGCTGACAGAGTCCTTAAAAGCTTGAGAACAATGGGAGCAGTTATGGATACCTTGCCTTATAGCTCTGTTATTGATGCATATCTCAAAAAAGGAGATGTGAAAGCTGGACTTGAAAAGCTTGCAGAGATGAAGGAAGCAGCCATAGAACCAGATCATCGAATATGGACGTGCTTTATCAGAGCTGCAAGCTTGTCTGAGGAAGCAAATGATGCCATTAATCTTTTAAATGCACTCCAAGGTGTTGGATTTGATCTTCCAATCAG GCTTCTAAGAGAAAAATCCGAGTCGTTAGTTTCTGAGGTTGACCAATGTCTGGATAGACTAGAACATGTGGAAGATAATGCAGCTTTTAACTTTGTCAACGCTTTGGTGGATCTCTTGTGGGCATTTGAACTCCGAGCCACTGCATCATGGGTTTTCCAATTAGCAATCAAGAAAAACATTTATCGCCGTGATATATTCAG AGTTGCTGAGAAGGACTGGGGGGCTGATTTTAGAAAGCTATCTGCCGGCTCAGCTCTTGTCGGTCTTACATTATGGCTTGACCATATGCAG GATGCCTCATTGGAGGGCTATCCAGAGTCACCAAAATCAGTTGTACTTATAACAGGAACAGCAGAATATAACATGGTATCGCTCGATAGCACGTTAAAGGCGTGCCTTTGGGAAATGGGATCGCCTTTTCTTCCTTGTAAGACACGGCACGGTGTTCTTGTAGCCAAGGCTCACTCTCTCCGAATGTGGCTAAAAGACTCCTCGTTTTGCATGGATCTCGAGTTAAAAGATTCACCGAATCTCCCTGAATTAAATTCAATGCAACTTATCAACGGATGCTTTATAAGGCGCGGCCTTGTTCCCGCGTTCCACGAAATTACTGAGAAACTAAAAGTTGTGAGTCCCAAGAAATTTTCTAGATTGGCTTTATTGCCTGATGATAAGAGAAGTAAAGTCATGCAAGCTGATGTCGATGGAAGGAAAGAGAGGTTGGAAAAACTAAAAACAGCCGACCCTCGTcaggtgatgaagatgaagaggatcAGGAAAAAGAAATTTATTCGGGAAGCTTTTGAGTACCAAGGAAATGCAATTGGGAAACAAAGGACTTTCAAACCAATTGCTGCAAATAAATCGATAGAAAGAGAGAGATACGATGACAGATAA